Genomic window (Equus przewalskii isolate Varuska chromosome 12, EquPr2, whole genome shotgun sequence):
CCTGGGAAAGGAGGGTAGGACAAATGGACAAGGACAAAGGACAGACGTCAGCAGCAAGACAatcttccccaccccctaccctcaGGTGCCAGGGGCAGCGCCACGCCAACATGCAGAGTGCAGGGAAGGGAGGCATGCAGGGGAGACGTGCAGGATGGGGGCCTACGGACATGCTTCCTTCTGGGGAGCAGACGCCCCTTGAGCGGAACCCTGCCAGCCATGCAGAGTACTCAGCCGAGCCCAGGATGCCACCACTCTTTACAGGCGAGACCAGCCCCGGGCTCCTGAGGACACCCCCTCATACCTCAGGCACCCCCATTTTTCGACAGGCTTCTAAGAAGCTCTCCACATTCTTCCGAGACTTGAGGGCACTGAGTTTTGGCTGGGGGTgggtaagaaaggaaaaagagaagagagtaaaGGAGAGGCCACAAGAGTCCCCTGTCCCATCCCCTactgcctgccctgggccccaactgACCACAGCAGGCGAGGGCACGTGAATGAAGGGCACGGAGCGGGGCCGCAGCTGGTTGGCCAGCTGGCAGAGGATGACGCCATTGGCCAGAGCCTCTGCCAGGTCCTCAGGCAGGGGCCGCTGCAGCCGTGACTCTAGGacctgggaggcaggggaagaaGTAGGGAGAGGTCAGGGTCAGCAGGGAACTCCCAGAAGCCCCTTCTGTCCTCAGCAGAAGCACCAGGGTGGGCAAAGAGGGTGTTGGGGGAGACCAGGAAACTGGAGGAGGCGCCATGCTGAGCCCAAGCCCGCTCACACAGCTCCAGCCTCTGACCTGGCGCAGCTGGGCCATCAGCTCCTTCTCATCCAGAAGCTGGGGGGATCGCCGGGGTCTCAAGACAGAGTCTGGTGAGGAAGGgcctggagagaaaggagggtaTGTGGGCTGTCTCGTGACCCACCCTCGACTCGGTAGCTGGGtcgcagtgtctggcacacacaTCTCCTGCCTCTGTGCTTGTGGGATTTTCAACACAAAGGAGCAATTGACCAGAGAACTCGCAGGCCAGAAGCGGTGACTGCAGCCCAAGGGTTAGTGCTGGGTCAGCACTGGGTTAGTCCTGGCGACAAGGGGAGACCCACCTGAGCCACTCTGAGAGGAAGAACGGAAGAGGAAGCTGTTTGGTCTCTGAATGGAGCCGAGCGGCCGGGGAGCAGGTGGTGTCGCTGGGGGCCAGAGCAGAGACATCCCCTCAGTGTCCCACTCTTCCCTCGGGCCACCGGGTCCCAACCACCCCTTCACCTGCACAGGCCCCCAtcctcttcccaaagcccctgtCCCACCTGGTCTGGCCACAGGAACAggctcctgggaggtgggggcgggggctccCTGACCCCCTGAAGCTCCCAGTTGGGGGGCACTGGACTTAGGCGTGCCGCTGAGGAAAGACGACAGGGAATGAGAGGATGGTCAGGAGAAGGGTGTGCGGGGAGAGGGCTCAGGGAGGCGGAGTCTGCGAGGACACTTACTTGTAGGTGGCCTGAGTAGACGAGGCGGCAGCACCTCCgccagcagccctgagccccagctTCAGAAAACTAGAAAGTGAAGGAGAGGTGGGGTCAGCGGGGCCCGGCAGGGGACCCTGCCGACCCCAAGAGGCTCATTACCACTCATCCAGGGCCCACCGCCCAGCAGCAGCCCTCATGCCCACACCTGTCCTTCTTGGGGGCCCCCCACACGCCactctgctgttgctgctgctgctgctgctgccgccgctccCGCTCCTGCCACAACTGTAAGGTGTCTGGGCGCCGCCGCTCCTCCCCTGCGGGCTCCTCCTGCCTGCAGGGCAAAGGCAGGATGAGAGGCAGAGCCGGGCAGGGGATGGAGTAAAGGGAGGAGGGGCCGGCTCGGGTGGCTCTGGGGTACCTGCTGCTTAGCGCCCTCTCCCCGTCCCCTGCCACGGGGCTTAATTCTGGTGGCCGCTGCTCCTGAAGAAAGAACAGCAGAGGGGCTGAAGGAGTGCCTATTCCCTCatggcagacagacagacagacacgggctggcccctcacctcaGCAGCAGCACCTCGCTCTTCGTCCTCCCCAGGGACGTGGCTGTCAATGAAGTCAATCTGCTCAGGGTCTCCGTCAGCTGAGGAGGCCAGGGCACGTCAGCAAGCAGCTGGAGGGccttctccccagctcccaggccctGTCCCCAGTACTCACCAGAGCCATCCTCCCTCCGCTCCCGGGGCCCCCGAGGCTCCCGGGCCAGCTCCGAGATCCGGAACGACAACTCGGAAAATTCATCCGTGGACTGTAAATGCAGAAATGCAGAGATGGGAGACAGCCTCTCTGTAGTACCAGGGGCTTGTGGGGTTCAGGACCTCAGGGTCTCCTGCTGAGCCAGCCCTTCCCCGAGATACTTGggtgagaaaaggaagaggacagCTCCAGCCACCACCTGTCACTCTGAGATTTAGAGGTCCCAGGCAAAGCGTCCCGGCTCACAGGTTCTCCCCTGGGGCTGAGACCCCCAATGTCCCTTGGAAAGGAGGCCCTTACCTCATTTCCAGACCACCTCTTGCTGCCACTATCAACGCTGTGGAAGCCTGAGTCCAGCCCGCCATCATACCGACGTCCCGGAAATAAGTCCTCAGCTGGGCTGGGGCCAACCAGGGAGAGCTGGTCAGTCCTATTCTGGACAGCAATCCCCTCATTCTCCCTCCAGAAACCATAGGGTCCCTGGTGCCAGGAAGGGGTGTCAAATATCCAaaggcttccttccttccttcccacttgGGACTTACCAGGGACTGAAACTTGGGGGACGGGAAGGGGCCAGGTCCCCCAGTGCAGAGCCCCCGCGCCGCCCAGCCTCTGTTGACAAATACTTGAAGATGTGAAGTTTCCCCTTCAGGCAGATCTAGGTGTGAGAAGGCACATGGCGGGGAGTTAGGGGAAGGCGGGGGGGGGACTCCCCAGATCCTGCTTGGCTACCAAAGGGACCCACGCCCCAACTCCTGCCCATTCTCAGCCCTGTCCCCACGGTCCACCCCTCACCTGAGCAGGCGGGCTCTGCAGGGGGTTGCTGTCCAGCAGAATGACCTGCAGGTGCCTGAGGCGGCAGAAGGAGACCGGGATGCGGGAGACACGGTTACAGGAGAAATCCAGGCGGACAAGAGGAAGGTCCCCCAGCTCTGGGGGTGGGTGAGGGAAGAGTCAGGAGCAGGCCCAAAGCTGGGGCCTTGTGCTCacttcctctgccctctgctctggccaGCCGGTCACCCCTGGGTCCACCACAGCCTTTGTCCCAGCTGGCTGAAGGCACTCCCCAGGAACAAcctccctgctcctcttcccGCTCCAATCTGGCCCACCCTCAGGCTCACTCCCCCATCAGGCCTATCCGACTTCAGCTCCTGTCCATCTCATtgcttccctccttttttccacCCTGGCCTCTCCATTCTCAAGTGGTTTGGCCACCACAAGACCCAAACCAAACTGTGACACTGCGTTGCTCAGAAACCTTCCATGACCTGCGCCGGGGCTGCTAAGGGTGAGTGGGCTGTGCCCAAAAGCACCCAGGCAGGAGGGGATGGCAAGCCCGTGCACTTCACTAGCCAAGCCCTGACCCCTGGGCGAGGCTCAGGCCACCCACAGGAAAGGTGCCTTTGTGTACTTCTCAGAAGCACAGACCGATTAGCGGTGGCCCAAGATGCACACCAAAAATCACCACTCCCTGGTCAAGCACCGTCAAGGTCTTCATGATCAGGCTCCGCCCATGTTTCCCATCTCACTGCCTGCCCTCCGACCACATCAGACaaccctccagctcctgggcttCTAGGCCTTTCCACATGCTGTTTGCTCAGCTGGGAGAATGCCATTTTTCTCTCCATGCATCTTTCAAGGTAcagctcaagtgtcacctcctccatgaaatcTTTCTAGACACGAGGTTGGAATTCAttgctccttcctctgtgtcCCCGGGGCATTTTGCTGGGGTCTCTTATATGGCCCAGAGAGAACCCTGATCGAATGCTTATTTGTACCCCTACTGATTCAGAAGGCAACAGCGCCGGCGTAGGAGTAGGGGGGAGGCCAGAGAACACAGAGGACCACCTGACTCCCCTCTCTTGTTCCTCAAAATCAAGGTTGGCACGGCACAGGTCCTTCCTGCCTAGCCCTGGCTTGCCTTTCTAACCGCATTCGTGCTGAACCatgctccctcccacctccatgcTTCGCACATGgggtttcctctgcctgggatgcaGAAGGATGCAGGATTCCCCTTCAAAGGGCAGCTCCTGCTGTGCCCGTGGGGTAAAGGCTTCCTTAACTTCCCCAAGCAGAGCTGGGCACCTCCCTCTAGCTCCCGCAGCTCTTTAAGGATCCTGTTCTAGCACTTCCCTCTGCTTGTCTTTCCCCATTCAGGCATGAAATCTTGAGTTGGCCCCAGATCTGAGTGACATCACTCCCATCTACCTGGTCCCCACCTAAAACACAGGAAACACATACAACAATGCTGGCTGCATAAAGGAAGGTATACATGCTTTGGAGCAGAGGCGATCAAATGTTGGGGTGCATCACAATTAATTAGCTCGTTAAAATGGGGCTGCTTGGGCTCCCGCACGTGGTCCTACTGATTCAGAGTTTCTGGGGAGGTCATGCAGGGCGTCATGTGACTCAGGGGTCTGAGAGCTCCTGCCAGGGTGAGTGGTGACACAGGGTGACCGTGAGATTCTACAGGGTGCCGATGCACTCCActccccctctctgtgcctttttccacatttgtaaaatagagcTAATAATCCATGTCTTACCAGCCCCAGAGGGCTGCTGGGCAGGAGCAAATAAAGCAATTTACAGTTTGTTTTATATGCTGCAAAACCTAAGGCAACTAAGGCATGATTTTTCTGTGAAGATTCCTTGTCTGTGACTTCTCCAAGGTAGACACACACACGCCAccaattcttccttttcctcaccaTCAGGCAGGGTGCTGAGCTGGTTCCTCCGAACATTGAGATCCCGCAGGGAAGGGAGGCTACACAGCTCGGCGGGGAGGGACTGCAACTCATTGCTGCTCACAtcctggaaggaggaaggaggtagGAAAGGAGCCACAAGACCAGGAGCATCAGAAACCACCTCCTGTCTCTGGCCACCCCCTTTAGTCCCGGCCTGCCCCTCAGGCGCATGCTGCCTTTCCCTGACTTCCCCCAAAAAGGTCCCTGGTGCCTGGGTCAGCAACCCCTCCTCTCGCCCCACTCCCCATCCTCACAAGCTGTCGCAGGCTTCCCAAGGCGCTGATGTCGGGAGGCAGGGCTCCCAGTTTGTTGTTGCTGACAATGAGCACCCGCAGGGGCAGCTGGCAGATGTAAGGGGGCAGCGATGACAGCTGGTTTCGGCTGTGGAAGGGAGAAAGGTAGTGGGCTCACTCTCCAGGCACGGCGTCCCAGTGTCACCCTCCTTTCAGGGTCACCAGGAGGGTCGCTCAGGGAACTGTGCCCTGGTACTTGGGGCTGAGGAcaagccccccgcccccacaccccGCCCTGGGCCTGCCTCCCTACCTGAGGTTGAGGTAGGTGAGAGCTGTGAGATTCCCCAAGGCTGGGTTCAGACATCTCAAGCAATTGTGGTAGAGGCTCAGGCCCTCCAGGGACACCAGTTGGCACGCCGCCTCCGGCACCTCGGGGAACCGGTTCCGGGACAGGTCTAGGGGAAGCAAGTGTTGGGGGAGAGCTTGCAAAGGCCCAGCCCTGGACAGGAGGACCTTGACCTCCCCCAGAGCCAGCTGGAcagccctctctccccagctgaCCTGAGGAATCAGACCTATAAACCTGGGCTCCTCAGAGTGAGAAGAAAGCCTTAGGCAAATTGGAGCACATTCCAAGGATGaccagaagggtagagggaaggcagaggagacGCTGAGCCAGAGAAGCCCAGACCGGGCCGGGGGCAAGCCATGAACACCATGTGGGAACACACAAATGAGGAGCTATCCTAGAAGCGTGGATTCTTTAACTCTTGTGGCTCCTGCTGTTTTGCGATGCCAGGAGAGGTGGAAGGCGAAAGTTGTAGGAGAGGGTTGCTGCTCCAAAGAAACTAGCAAAGTGGTGGGCAGGGAGGCTCACGGTGACTATACCGACAGCCTCTGGGGGAAGCCACTGAGAGTGTGCATCCCTCCTGAGGGCCCTGTCTCCCAAACGCAACCTGTTTTCAACCCAGGGAGAAACCAAGGGTCACTATAGCCTGGCTCTAGAAATTATGTAAGGCTCCTGATCTGGACAATGGTTTTTCACCAGCCCCTGGGATCAGTAAGCCAGGTCCAAGGGACTATGAAGTTATAGACGCCCAAGGACCAGGAGAGGAGGGACCAAGCTGGAGGTGGGAGTCAGAGTCCTCAGGTCCCTCCCATCCGGGCACACCTTCCTCAGGGCtggcctccttcccaccctcttCCAGCCTCACCAgccctcctccacttcctcttaCCGACCCAGCCTTCAGGAGATCAGCTCCTCTGCCTGAGTCTGGGGCATGGGTaagagtggagaggagaggagaatctATGACCGCCCCCTTATCTCAAGCAGTGGCAGGCCAATTCCACTGCAAGGAGTCGGGCACTGGGGCTCCCACCAGCGTGGAGGCACTCACTGCCTAGTCCTCTCCAAgcagagtttctgtttcctctgctcaGCCTGTActgggaggggcccaggggctgctgggggaAACCCCGGCAACAGAACTTGGGTGAGCTTCTTAGAGGGCCTTCCCCAGGGAGGGGTGAGCAaaagctgaggggaggggaagctggggtATATCCCCCAAGGAAACAAGTCTTGTGACAGGAAACGAAGTAGAGACAATCTGTCAGTTCTGTCTCTGGTGGGCGCTGTGTTTACCAGGGCGGATGAGAGCCTGCGGCCCCAGGGAtagctccctctccctctctgctcccaacCCTGGTGCACACAGCTAGAAGACCTGTCATGGGAGAAGAAAGTTCCGGAGAGGGTGGGAGGACCAGATGCAgtcctcccaccctcaccctccaCCTGCCTGCTTTCCCTGTGTCCACaaatgtgtgtgcgtgcgcacacGCATGTGGATGAAGGAGGTGGAGAACAGGTTATGATGGGGGTAAGTGGAGCAAAAGCCAGGAGCGGAAGAGCccgggctggaggaggcagggcacaGGAGGCACAGGATGTGGTCTGTGAGAGAATAAGCTGCACTTCTCTTTTGTGcgagcagcccctcccccatctcaggATTCATCCTACTATCAGGGCCCCAGGAACAAGTCCAAGGGACATCAGGGACCGGCGCCACAGAAGCATGGAAGCAAAACACCAGTTCAGAAAGAGCTGGGAAAGCAGGAGGAGAGGGTTCAAAATGATTTGGGCAGCAGAACGTTGAAGCTTTTAGCCTGGGTTGAAGGGCAAAGAGGTGCGGAGGGCAGGGTATGGGCAATACTGACTGTGTTTTTGTCACTTCCCCTTTCCACTCCAAGCCATAAGCACCCCTTGGGGAGAGGGGACGGAGAAGAGAGTCTGGACAAGAGAGACCCCACCTGGCCGACAACCTGGGCCCTGAAAGGACTGAGGATTCCTGCGCGGAGAGCAGGGCAGAGACGGGTTCTCAGGAAGCTGGGATTTTCTCCCTTCACGACAGGAGCTCACTAACAGGACTGGCTGCACCCTGAGCCCGGAATGCTGggggaggagcggggagggggTAGGAGCTGGGAGGGGCCGGGGAGTTCTTGGTAGTTTTCCCCCCGGAGTCCACTCACAGAGACAGAGCCCTAAGGAAGTAAAGAATAACATTTGGTCTTTGTCAAAAAACAAgcaagggggaggggaaagggaacaGACGGCGAGTGTCACACAGCTGCTGAGGTCAATCTGGAGCTTGGGGGTTAGGCGGCTAGGGGAGACCGAGAGGGACAGGCATGGCGGCGGGGGCTAACCCATTCCCTGAACTCACTCCGCATAGTGGGCAAGTTAGTTTACCTAGCCGCCCAAGAAAAGTGGAGAGGTTTAAACTGGCTCTCCCCACGACAGTAGAGGAAAGAGAGTGTGTCCACTGGAGTGTTTGCAGGTGGGCAGACACCTGCTAGGGGAGAAATGCTAGGGGAGTCCCAGGGCAGCGTCAGCAGGAGGGcactctcctccagccccaggttCCACCCTGGGCTAGGCTGGGGTGGGGCTTCGGGAATGCAGTCCTCCTCCCGTCTCCcaatccccagcccccagctgccagcCCAAGGTCATAGGCTGCCTCCTGAGCAGCTGAGGCCCGACTCACCTGTCACAGCGAGCCCCCCACACCCACCAT
Coding sequences:
- the LRCH4 gene encoding leucine-rich repeat and calponin homology domain-containing protein 4 isoform X1, translating into MAAAVAAPLAAGGEEAAATTSVPGAPGLPGSRSAERALEEAVATGTLNLSNRRLKHFPRGAARSYDLSDITQADLSRNRFPEVPEAACQLVSLEGLSLYHNCLRCLNPALGNLTALTYLNLSRNQLSSLPPYICQLPLRVLIVSNNKLGALPPDISALGSLRQLDVSSNELQSLPAELCSLPSLRDLNVRRNQLSTLPDELGDLPLVRLDFSCNRVSRIPVSFCRLRHLQVILLDSNPLQSPPAQICLKGKLHIFKYLSTEAGRRGGSALGDLAPSRPPSFSPCPAEDLFPGRRYDGGLDSGFHSVDSGSKRWSGNESTDEFSELSFRISELAREPRGPRERREDGSADGDPEQIDFIDSHVPGEDEERGAAAEEQRPPELSPVAGDGERALSSRQEEPAGEERRRPDTLQLWQERERRQQQQQQQQQSGVWGAPKKDSFLKLGLRAAGGGAAASSTQATYNGTPKSSAPQLGASGGQGAPAPTSQEPVPVARPATPPAPRPLGSIQRPNSFLFRSSSQSGSGPSSPDSVLRPRRSPQLLDEKELMAQLRQVLESRLQRPLPEDLAEALANGVILCQLANQLRPRSVPFIHVPSPAVPKLSALKSRKNVESFLEACRKMGVPEADLCSPSDLLQGTAQGLWTTLEAVKWVGGRAPPPLWPPSGLGGFVLFYVVLMLLLYVVYTRLLGS
- the LRCH4 gene encoding leucine-rich repeat and calponin homology domain-containing protein 4 isoform X2; the encoded protein is MAAAVAAPLAAGGEEAAATTSVPGAPGLPGSRSAERALEEAVATGTLNLSNRRLKHFPRGAARSYDLSDITQADLSRNRFPEVPEAACQLVSLEGLSLYHNCLRCLNPALGNLTALTYLNLSRNQLSSLPPYICQLPLRVLIVSNNKLGALPPDISALGSLRQLDVSSNELQSLPAELCSLPSLRDLNVRRNQLSTLPDELGDLPLVRLDFSCNRVSRIPVSFCRLRHLQVILLDSNPLQSPPAQICLKGKLHIFKYLSTEAGRRGGSALGDLAPSRPPSFSPCPAEDLFPGRRYDGGLDSGFHSVDSGSKRWSGNESTDEFSELSFRISELAREPRGPRERREDGSADGDPEQIDFIDSHVPGEDEERGAAAEEQRPPELSPVAGDGERALSSRQEEPAGEERRRPDTLQLWQERERRQQQQQQQQQSGVWGAPKKDSFLKLGLRAAGGGAAASSTQATYNGTPKSSAPQLGASGGQGAPAPTSQEPVPVARPATPPAPRPLGSIQRPNSFLFRSSSQSGSGPSSPDSVLRPRRSPQLLDEKELMAQLRQVLESRLQRPLPEDLAEALANGVILCQLANQLRPRSVPFIHVPSPAVPKLSALKSRKNVESFLEACRKMGVPEESLCQPHHILEEEGAPGRGLPYIAAVVHALLERP